A single window of Lytechinus variegatus isolate NC3 chromosome 8, Lvar_3.0, whole genome shotgun sequence DNA harbors:
- the LOC121420671 gene encoding nephrin-like, whose amino-acid sequence MGMVAPACNKHPVILILTAMIWTQWMHSVTSQQTVVSTPENLSVKEGDTVLLVCSYEPKTDEFYFGSVAWQMGSSVLAAYSCPNACSRTNQNSDKYLLDIDLISSGNLTIRDVSLEDDNVYDCRVATFYGDAGSLSRLIVYVPPVSIELSDTMTSVGHGQGVVVPVLSGQTHTFTCTTQPGANPPADIEWTSTTARITQDDTVDQPVTGSKLTMSSREVTLIPSMADHLTAVTCEATHPALVTPLTKFIQLDVQVPPTNVTIALNSAIISDGGTLTLDEGTKNIITCRSIGTRPASAITWYLDGVQVASGIGRPVFTPNANDIRLQDASSNIIIQPSREHHGQVLRCQATTSGISRDVGIRLSVDGPPDQPVISDIPDAINENQETSITCEADNGHPSPSIQWFIGTRNLSADATLQVSADAENRIDVLSQLRYLPLREDNGLMLQCSVIHDQLSQPMRVTSGKLVVNYCPAIVEVTVCPEVKEGSSEVMVCRSGPTNPAANLVWIEGDETIYEPNYLQTHFEESSAPLGSRTTLSYTRNFTRQDHRQDFKCCTAVGPSCNSTVCSEPCVPDVKFPPEEPIISRSITARQVFEGVADLEFTCRAEGNPRPALTWMMTDNEGLMLDQMTKEDGSQLLRFRVVRRHHAGVYRCIANNDLPPMSSNYEQLVVIFTPTFLSNDNFRETADEGQNATLVCVIKANPSPRVNWERLGNHSAQLFDRTLVVNNVVNSDYESTVTSTLTIFDVQPDIDHGNYRCTALNVYGRVEAVINLNATSIPDPPSQLFVELNQTTSSTLFVTWQPGFDGGHRQGFTLQYCPNNTQMDEAGCGILVNLTGTSCRLVGLHPSTWYRLTMWAVNRLGTSSAVETFASTSGKFLQK is encoded by the exons ATGGGAATGGTAGCTCCTGCTTGTAATAAGCACCCCGTTATCTTGATCTTAACAGCCATGATTTGGACGCAGTGGATGCATTCAG TGACTTCTCAGCAAACAGTCGTATCAACGCCTGAAAATCTATCCGTCAAAGAAGGAGATACAGTGTTATTAGTTTGCAGTTACGAGCCTAAGACGGATGAATTCTATTTTGGCTCTGTCGCATGGCAAATGGGTTCAAGTGTGTTAGCAGCGTACAGTTGTCCTAATGCTTGCAGCAGAACGAACCAAAATTCAGACAAATATTTGTTGGACATTGATTTAATTTCAAGCGGCAATTTAACAATCAGAGATGTCTCTTTAGAGGATGACAATGTGTATGATTGTAGAGTTGCCACTTTCTATGGAGATGCTGGGAGCCTTTCCCGCCTCATTGTATATG TTCCACCTGTAAGCATAGAACTCTCGGACACAATGACATCTGTTGGCCACGGACAAGGCGTTGTCGTGCCCGTCCTGTCTGGCCAAACGCACACCTTCACCTGCACAACTCAACCCGGTGCCAACCCTCCTGCAGACATCGAGTGGACGTCCACCACCGCTCGTATCACCCAGGATGATACGGTTGACCAGCCAGTGACCGGTAGTAAGCTGACGATGTCCAGTAGAGAGGTGACCTTAATTCCATCGATGGCTGACCATCTGACAGCGGTCACGTGTGAAGCGACACATCCTGCTCTCGTGACACCGTTGACCAAATTCATTCAGCTTGATGTACAAG TGCCACCAACGAATGTGACCATCGCTCTCAATTCCGCCATCATTTCTGACGGTGGAACACTAACCCTTGATGAAGGCACCAAGAACATCATCACCTGCAGGAGCATTGGAACAAGACCCGCCTCTGCTATCACATGGTACCTCGATGGGGTGCAAGTGGCGTCCGGGATCGGTAGACCGGTGTTTACCCCGAACGCCAACGACATTCGGTTACAGGATGCGTCAAGTAACATCATCATCCAACCTTCTAGAGAACATCATGGGCAGGTTCTACGCTGCCAAGCAACCACCTCTGGCATCAGCCGTGACGTTGGTATTAGACTCTCCGTCGATG GTCCACCTGACCAACCAGTTATCAGTGATATCCCAGACGCCATCAATGAAAACCAGGAAACCTCTATCACTTGCGAAGCCGACAACGGACACCCATCCCCCTCAATTCAATGGTTCATTGGGACCAGGAACCTCAGTGCGGATGCAACGCTTCAGGTATCCGCAGACGCCGAGAACCGTATCGATGTCTTGAGTCAATTGCGATACCTGCCTCTGAGGGAGGACAACGGCCTGATGTTGCAGTGCAGTGTCATCCATGATCAGCTCTCGCAACCGATGAGAGTGACAAGTGGTAAACTAGTGGTCAATT ACTGTCCAGCGATCGTTGAAGTGACCGTTTGTCCTGAGGTTAAGGAGGGGTCTTCGGAGGTCATGGTTTGTCGATCGGGGCCCACCAATCCTGCGGCTAATCTAGTCTGGATCGAAG GAGATGAAACCATTTATGAGCCAAACTACCTGCAGACCCACTTTGAGGAAAGCTCCGCACCATTAGGATCCCGGACCACTCTTAGTTACACGAGAAACTTCACCCGACAAGACCACAGACAGGACTTCAAGTGTTGTACCGCTGTCGGTCCATCATGTAATTCTACCGTCTGCTCAGAACCTTGCGTTCCTGATGTCAAAT TTCCACCAGAAGAACCCATCATCTCCAGAAGCATAACTGCCCGCCAAGTTTTCGAGGGCGTTGCGGACCTAGAATTCACCTGTCGAGCCGAAGGCAACCCCAGACCGGCTCTGACCTGGATGATGACCGACAACGAAGGTTTGATGCTTGACCAGATGACCAAAGAGGATGGCTCACAGCTATTAAGGTTCAGGGTTGTAAGAAGACACCATGCAGGGGTGTACAGATGCATCGCTAATAACGACCTTCCACCAATGAGCAGCAATTATGAACAACTTGTCGTGATAT TTACGCCCACCTTTCTAAGCAATGACAACTTCCGGGAAACGGCCGACGAGGGTCAAAATGCCACTCTAGTCTGTGTCATAAAGGCCAACCCAAGCCCTCGTGTCAACTGGGAGAGACTCGGAAACCATTCCGCACAGCTCTTTGACAGGACGCTGGTGGTGAATAATGTGGTGAACAGTGATTATGAGAGCACAGTCACGAGTACCTTGACCATTTTCGATGTGCAGCCCGACATCGATCACGGTAATTACAGGTGCACGGCACTTAACGTCTACGGAAGAGTTGAAGCCGTCATTAATCTCAACGCAACAT CTATTCCTGACCCCCCTTCTCAGCTGTTCGTCGAGCTCAATCAGACTACATCTTCGACCCTCTTCGTGACTTGGCAACCCGGTTTTGATGGTGGACACCGTCAAGGATTCACTCTGCAGTACTGTCCAAACAACACGCAAATGGATGAGGCTGGTTGTGGTATACTCGTCAATCTGACAGGGACTTCGTGCAGGCTGGTTGGGCTACACCCATCCACTTGGTACCGGTTGACCATGTGGGCAGTCAATAGATTGGGCACCAGCAGTGCAGTAGAAACCTTCGCTTCCACAAGTGGTAAGTTCCTTCAGAAGTGA